From a region of the Babylonia areolata isolate BAREFJ2019XMU chromosome 21, ASM4173473v1, whole genome shotgun sequence genome:
- the LOC143295784 gene encoding GPI ethanolamine phosphate transferase, stabilizing subunit-like — protein sequence MAAFEHGKLSSKFTVKVTSALCAVWGILLAGITALALKFNIPFDIIAQPLFSVECLSVVVCVVHGLLMILSSARQDARFKLSNALRTTFGLIFACIIFHMLAVLFGAPMLESSRETFHFAMLMTSLVAVPAFCVLGADGDKWTRVFALGRPALGKETVIYITSVSSMLGAWLGAVPIPLDWDRPWQVWPVSCVVGALMGHCVGLLGSAVYLPLTYRHLCKAKLT from the exons ATGGCGGCATTCGAGCACGGCAAACTTTCCTCCAAATTTACTGTGAAGGTTACCAGTGCATTATGCGCTGTTTGGGGCATATTGCTTGCTGGTATTACAGCCTTGGCGTTGAAATTTAATATTCCATTTGATATAATTGCACAACCGTTATTCAGCGTGGAATGTTTGTCAGTGGTCGTTTGCGTCGTTCACGGGTTGTTGATGATTTTGTCGTCTGCTCGCCAAGATGCTCGGTTCAAACTGTCAAATGCACTCAGGACAACGTTTGGACTTATTTTTGCTTGCATTATTTTTCATATGCTGGCAGTATTGTTTGGTGCTCCTATGTTAGA GTCAAGCCGAGAGACTTTTCACTTTGCCATGCTGATGACCAGTCTGGTGGCTGTTCCGGCGTTCTGTGTGCTGGGAGCAGATGGCGACAAGTGGACCAGGGTTTTTGCTCTGGGCAG aCCTGCACTAGGAAAAGAAACAGTGATATACATCACATCAGTCAGCTCCATGTTGGGAGCCTGGCTGGGTGCAGTACCAATCCCTCTGGACTGGGATCGGCCTTGGCAG gtgtggcCAGTGAGCTGTGTGGTGGGAGCTCTGATGGGCCATTGTGTTGGTCTCCTGGGCTCCGCTGTCTACCTGCCTCTCACCTACAGACACCTGTGCAAGGCCAAACTCACataa